Part of the Lolium rigidum isolate FL_2022 chromosome 6, APGP_CSIRO_Lrig_0.1, whole genome shotgun sequence genome, ACCACGCTCTTAGCCATCCGAAGCGCCACATACCAAAggaacaccttcaagaagggatgggacgatgacgacgatgctGCCCAAACAAATCCTAAGGTTTCCCCCGGCGGGAGGGGTGTGGGAAGGGGGCCGACAgcgcccttcaagaaggaatggCGATGCCCGGGAACGTCTTCGCATCGGTGTCGGCCatccgacaaggatttctcccatcCCCAACTAACCACGACCCCGGACGCTCGATCGCGCTCCACCAACCTCGCCGCCCACCAACTCGCACCACCACGGTCttgccatcaccaccgccatctcatAGTGGCCCAAGCAACGAAGACCGATGGAACCGAGTGGAGGCAGCCAGGGGTTGAGGAGCGACTGAACAGCGGCCACACGGGAAGggacaacttccaccgccaccTACGTTGACCGACCGAACATAGCTACAGGAGCAGACCGGGCCCttctggcccggccgagcccggcAGACTCATGAAGCTCATGGTCGTGATGCATCCCATGCGCCACCATCTAGACCACACTCAACACCAGCTGCTTCTTCGACCATCGAAAATGGCACAGGAACACCCAGACCGACCCGCCCAAACCCATATGGGGCCCAAAGGGCCTCGATCTGGGCCAGGAGAGTGCCTCCTCCATCTCCCCTACCTTCCcgccgcggcgccgccaccacgccACATGGCGCTGCGCCACCCGGGAGGATGTGCCCCGCCAAAACCCTGTCAACCTAGGAGCACCGCCACCGACCGAGGAGATCCCCGCACCTCCTATCCAAGACACGGGTACGGGAGTGGGCGCTAGAGGCTAGGGTTTCCAGGAATCGCCCCGAGTCTGCCCGCCGGGGACGGACGGGTACGAAACATTTTTCCCCCAATGTTGATAACACGACAAAGGTAAGCCATAGTAATAAAAAAAAATCAGCCAATTAAGTGCCTAGATTGTTTGCAACCCAGATCAGATGACAGAGAACGTTGTTGGTGATAAGACCTTCAGGAGGCGGGTCATCAACCCGGCCTAGAGCTGTAGATAATATAGGATAGCATGATATGTGGGGAGAAGCCAAGGAGGCCACACAAGCTGGAGCCTGGAGAAGGGAGACAAGTTACATCGacatcttgttcaaaaaaaaaaaaaaacatcgacACACTATGGATGGCGGGACTCGGTTGGACCCGTGCGACACAAGGGCTAAAACGGAAGTGTCGCTGCCACTATGCAGTTCATTGGAACAAAACACGTGTAACTATATATGTGTGACAGAATATATACGTCCTGCGGCGCCATGTTGGCATGTGTGGTGTGTATTTATGTGACATGTAGATATCGCCGAGTCGGCTGTCATTGACATGTATGATTTTTCTCGTGTTAAGTCTCTTCCACGTACTGCTTTTTTTCTAGCCAAGCTAGGTACTGGACGATATTTTTTGTTGTATATAGAGACTAATAAAGGTGTATgaaagttaaaaaaaaaaacttcaactATACATATCCATGGATTATTTGCATCCTATATACTACCTCTAGTCTCAATTAATTGACGCATGGGCAGGCCTAACAACATGCATGTGGCCCTTTGCGTCAATTAAATCCGACCGAAGAGAGTATACACTTATGATGAGTAGACACATCTTTCTTTTATAATGGTGCGCCTTTTCCTTTATTTATTGCTTCTATTCACGGTACGAAGATTACAAGCCTGGATGTTCTTTTATACACGTAAAAGCTAGACAACCAAACCTAATACCACTACACCATATTCAAACCAACTCGATGTAGAGTTCCTATTCTACGCAGAGACGTACGTCTGCTATTGGCGATGCACACGACGTCGTATCATGCTTACTATTTCTAACAACCACCTCCACTAAGCACTCATGTCACCGAATTTACTTTTGTTGACTTCTCCATGGTTTGATGCTGGCCGTTCTCCTTGTTCGCGCGCGTCTTCGGTCTTCGCTACTTCGCTGAACAAACAATGTTTTTTTTGTGTTTCATCTTTACCAGATTATTTATCGCGTGAGTTGCTGTCTTCGGATAACAGTCTAACATGTGCCGTATGCGTGCTCGTTAGTCGTAGTCATCTCGGCCCCAATGTTTTGCTTATTTCTTCATTGATGTCCCACGGTGCTCTACATTTGTATTTTATTCATGTTGCCAAGACCATTATCAATAAATTTGCagtagaaataaaagaaaatggatgcatgaaaagaaaaagaaaaggaaagggaaaTAAAATTTGAAATACAAGTTATGCATAGAGTTTTTGTTTCATAGGTGATCTCACCGTAGTACTTCGTCGCAGGGATTGACACGACACGCAACAGCTACTAGCAAAGCTATCTAGCTCCTTGCTTGATGGATGCAACTTCAGTCGATGCTTTTGAACACCATGTGCTCACGTAAACTCACGTGTAGCTAGAGCGATTTGCTCTTAACGCAACCGATTAGCTAAACGAAACGTAATGCATGCTTTTACCTTATTTTtcttagaagtcgtttggaagccaggttttcattttatttgtagcattttgaaatgaatacatgtattcatttcatttatattgtaatttcaaaaatggacacttgtttggttggcacaggaattgtaaatgacagtagaattcaatattgaatttgtttggttgccacaggaattgtgaatgacaggtttcagctcggaattgtgattacacatggcatcattttgctggattttccaaataaaatgatggcccaattctgtggcaaccaaacagcccacctatgaaattttaaaatgaattccaaGATTCCAGGcttaaatgatggataccaaacgacctcttagaggtcgtttggaagccaggctttcatttcgtttgtagcattttaaaatgaatacatgtattcatttcatttacattgtaatttcagaaatatacacttgtttggttgccacaggaattgcaaatgatagcagaattcaatattgaatctgtagaggcttccatagagaattgcaaatgacaggtttcagcttggaatcatgtttacccatggagtcattttgctagaattcctaaatgaaatgacagCACAATTCtttggcaaccaaacagcccacctatggaattccaaaatgaattccagaattccaggcccaaatgatggataccaaacgacctcttacAGGATTTCTGCTTTCAGCCCTTCCGGTGCATCCGTTTTAGCAGGGCTGCTCCTGTCCTCTAAACGGGCGCCCCTATACCCCACTCGTGCGCGTGCGGGATTAACGCAGGCACGCGGGGGCTCGCtccaattgggccggcccagccacGCAGAGAAAGTTAACTGCAGTTTTTTccctattaattttaatttttaaaataacTTTCAGATTTGAAACatttcatattttgaaaaaaatcaaatctaaaaaaaattggaatacaaaaaatttaaattttgatattttgctcgaatttaaaatttgctcaaattagaaattgctcCAATTTTAATTTGCTTAAATTCGAAAAATGCTTCAACTtgaaaattttcttgaatttaaaatttgttcgaaattaaatttgctcaaattttaaatttcctcGAATTTGAAAAGTAtgttgaaaacagaaaaagataaaTGCATAAAAAGGAAAACCGaaagaaagaaaaatgaaaaacgaaaaattagaaaagaaagaaaaatgaaaaaccgagAAAAAACCAACCAAAGCAGCGAAGAACTGAAGAATAACGCGTGCGAGCGTTAGTCCGCGCCGCTGCTAGACGGGAAATAGGTTTTGCCCCTCTAAATTTCCTAGCAGGCCTTTTTCTGTTGGTCCGCATCCTTCTGCTAGCCTTTATAGCCTGTTTACTGGGCTTCTAGAAGCATGTCCGTTTGCAATTTTTGTTGGGCTCCTCTGTGGTGTTGCGGGGCTACCAAATGCAGCTCCCGATCGGTAAGCTTCTGGCTGATGGAAGTTGTATTACCGTCAATTTTTTCCACTAATAGCACACTACAACATATTTTGATAGtccacgctaaattttagtaattttgctcgctatgCCGCTATTTATGAAATAGCATGTTATATAGCGCTAAAATATTATAGCTTTAGCTCGCTATTTCTTACAACATATCGATACAAAGGGttgagttttcctcggtaagaaaaGAAGAGTTCTCCTTTTGTTTGGTGTGGTGTGGTGATTAACGTCAATATGTCGATTCCTCTTCTGAGTCGGAAGATAATAATGGTAATActaataatttttaataaataatttatactatatcATTGCCTCGTGAAATATTGATGTTAAGCTTGTAAAAAATTGGAGAACTATTTTTATATGTGAATATGTATGTATGAATATGTTAGTTTTGGACTAAAATCTTTCATTTTCAGACTTTATATGATGTTTTTTAACGCTATTTGAAATACAACATGCTATTAGCATGATATAGCATGCATAGCATTTGGAGGATGCCACCATTATTTCTTTTAGCATGCTATTTAAAACCTTGATTACCGCTCGCCCAAAGAAATTTTCTTGTTGGGTAGGCTTTCTTGTCGCTTTCGACTCCGGATCGCCTTTTTCTGTACTAGTAATCTTGCCTAAGTCAGTGGATGCATCATGTATTGCACATACCTGAATCTCAAATAGTAAATTCAAAGAAATGAAAGGTTAACAAAAAAATGATTTACATCTTACTCTATTTCACGTTCTGttacataaatatatatatatataattttataaaATGCACTCAAGATAATTAAATTAGACGGTAGAAAATTTTGTTACCTGCATAGACACATGATAGAGACATATCTCAGAACAAATCCGGTATATGGTAATCGATAACCGTTGTTGAAAGAAAACATATGTTGATCCCCAAAGGTAAAAAAGCAACAAGCTATATTGGACTAATGCACTGGGAGCTTAATCACGTCATTTCCGCAAGAATGGTCTGTGCAGCTTACAACATGTATAAATATTCTGTTAGGAAGAAATGAACAACTCGTATTTATTTCACTCTCATGGTTATGATTTTTGTAGAAAATCACACCTACTGGCTACCAAGGAATTTTACCTGCAAATGTGATTGTGCCCGTAATATTCCCAAATGCAAATGTAAAGGAATTTTTCTCTGTTGTTTGAAAAATACAAAATCATTGTCTGTAAAAATCCATGTACCAAATAAATTGGACATGTTGTGAACAGTACTATCATTTTTTAGACCAGGAACTTACACCACAAAAAAAGCATCAAAACTGAAATATTCTCATATCCATCTAGACTTTCAACAGCATTAGAAAGAACAAGTGTTGTGCGTTTAAATACTATCATGCATGTAGCAGAATGTACTACATGTTATTTGGAATGTTATAACAATTTTAAAAATACTACGGAGTACAACCAATGGAATACGACTGGAAATCATCTGATAAACATATATACAATGTCATGCAGAACGTTGGATGCAATGCACGCAGGAAGTGCAAGGCAATGTCGTGGTTCTTGCTTCGCTACAAGTAATTGTCATTGTTGACGAAACCTGCTGGCTGTCTTGTCCGGTCATGTAGAATTTCTCGGCCAATATTGGCAGCATGCCAATATCTAGAAAAATTTCCAAGCTTTCGCTTTACTGGGCATACTTTTCTTCTCGCGCGCCACCCATAAATACACGCATGCTCCTATAGTATACAgcaagctcaaacacagcacaacacacacacagacTAGCTACGTGTAGATTGCAGCAATGGCGACCTGCTCCGCAGTGCTCCTTGTCCTGCTGGCCGTTTTCGCCGCCGGTGCGAGCGCGGCCACGTTCACCATCACCAACAACTGCGGCTCCACGGTGTGGCCGGCGGGCATCCCGGTGGGCGGGGGCTTCCAGCTCGACTCGGGCCGGACGTCGAGCATCAACGTGCCCGCCGGCACCAGCGCCGGCAGGATATGGGGCCGCACCGGGTGCTCCTTCAACGGCGGCAGGGGTCGGTGCGCGACCGGCGACTGCGGTGGCGCGCTGTCCTGCAGCCTCTCCGGGCAGCCGCCGGCGACGCTGGCCGAGTacaccatcggcggcggcggtgcgaaCGACTTCTACGACATCTCGGTGATCGACGGATACAACCTCCCCATGGACTTCTCGTGCAGCACCGGCGTCGCGCTTAGGTGCAGGGATTCCAACTGCCCGGATGCCTATCACCAGCCCAACGACGTCAAAACACACGGCTGCAACGGCAACAGCAACTACCAGATCACCTTCTGCCCATGAAGCGCTACGTCACACCTCGAATGAACGGCGTAAATATACGACCGTATAAATAATGTACTGCTTACATCACGATACTATCATCTGTATTCCAGCCGTCATACCTACGTATAGACGAACGGCCAAATAAAGTTCAAAATAAATCGAGGATGGACATACATGCATAGTCATGTATATTTATTCCCTCCATTTGAAAATAAGTGGCTCGACATCTTTCTCCCTCCTTCTAAATCAACTACAAATCGAAACTCACCACCGCCAGTCTCGGGAAAATCCGTCGCCATCCCGGGACTCATCTCTCTCGTCAACCCCGATGACATCTCAACCCATTCGTCGCCATGTTGGAGGACTGGCAGCAACGCCCTGCTGTCTTCGCCGTCGTCCCCATCAATCTCGCCACCGCCTCAAGCTCGCTGGCCGCTCACCCGCCTCAAGGTCGAGGGGCCTCCTCCCGCGCAACCACGTGCCTGCCTCAAGGTCGACCGAGGGTGGCGGCAAGGTCATTCCCTTCTGTCCTCCACTAATGGTCTTTTAAATACCCGCTAAGGACACTTTGAACAATTGGCATTAAGCATTAATCTAGAAACAGTTCATCTCATCCGCCATCCAGCACCGCCCGCCGTTGCCCAAGGCCGCCCTCCTCCGCCCAAGGCTGCCCAGCTCCGGCCACCGCGCCACCCAGCAGGTCCATGGCGTGAGATGAGATCTTGAGGGCTTGCTTGCTTTTCTCTCTATTTGTTTCAGGATCTTTTTGCTAAAAAAGTTGGACCATTCTGTAAAACTGCCACGAGACCTCACCTCACCACAAATTGTACCAAACACCATCCCATATGAGCCTAGCTCAACACATCCGAGGCTGCCAAACATGTGATGAGTCTGACCTCAGCATAGCTAGGGTGAGCATGTATGATAAGAGCTAAATATTCTCAGttgacccgggctaccaaacacaccctaagcaaACAGCCACCACTCAGCAAAACTCCAACACTCGGAAAAATAATGATACTCGGTAAAGACACTACTCGGCATAAAATGTAAAAACACTCGGCAAACAACATATACCTGGCAAACGAAGAGACACGTGGCGATCGCCGTCGCACCGAATTTTTGAGACTATTTAATAAAAggtcgtgtgcatcatcatgatgccggCGCCGTAGAGCGTTGTGACGGTGCTATGGCTTTTCCGAGTGAATCACTACAGGAAACGCACAAGGTGTCGACGGCTAGGACCTGTGCCGACAGctaaatatcggggccgtcggcacaagaACGTTCCGGCCAGGCCAACAGGtaagccgtcggcatagaaaaGCTGTCGGCACAGgaaggtctatgccgacggcaaccgtcgTCATAGTTTCGGTTGTCGGCACAATCTCTCCGCCGTGACGGCAAGGTAACAACATTAGGCCTCTGCCGACGGCTTTTATGCCGTCGACACATATTTCAGCCCTGTGTCGACGGCtttaccgtcggcatagctattttccattttaccatattaatcttcaaaaaatcataactaaatcattataatttagaaaaatataaatactatatcaaaattttaaaaaaaacatcTATCTTGCAAAAATATCATACTTGGAATATTACAAATATCTCAAAaaaccttctcaaaaatgagctatcatgtccgatgtttcatggctttcacgctgaacaaccaatgttatggctagaatcgtcgcatagtttgtgataatgtgcccatattgtgcacacatgtgcatcttgggatggcgGACAATTTTGCAGGAGAAATATTTCATTTTCGTCGCACCAAAAATTATTTTCCATTTTCTGAGTCCCAAAAACGaaatgttttgtgaagcaaccatgatctaatctaatgctcatgatttttagGTTCACAATATTTTATTTCATCACAGATCCATTGCAAGTTTAGCGAGGCTCATCCCCGAGCTAAGAATCTCCATGCCCGCTGTTTTGACCATAGTTTAAAACGGGCATAAGAAATTAAAAAAAACGAACAAAACAATGAAAAACCTTCACGTGgtgtcataatatgtgatatagttttaaggaaaaataaaaaacttGGAATATTGCAAATATCTAAAAAAACTTCTCAAACATTAGCTATCATGTTTGATGTTTCATGGTTTTCAGGCCGAGCGACCAATGTTATGGCTAGATtcgtggcatagtttgtgataatatgcACACATGTGCCTCTTGGGATGGAGAATAATGTTGCGGGGGATATTTCCTTTTCGTCGCACCAAAaagctattttctattttccgAGTCCCAAAaatggggtgttttgtgaaggaaccaccaaaTTAAACTTTCACAATGGTACCAtttcatttttaaaaaatagTAGACCACCTTAAATGCACAATTTCCCAACCGAGGCATCTTAAATATTTTCGTCTACCCCTCGTGAAAAAGGCAAATTCCTGCCAAATCGGTAGGAAGTCGGTCAGATTTGAACTATaggtacatgatctaatgctcatgattttttgaaaaaatcattttttggttcaaaatatgatatagatgttatatttggattcctctcatttaTCTAtctatttagacatattatttttcAAATTCTGATTTacggatttaaagatattaacatATTAAATTGAAAAggacaaaaaaaataaaatcattttattgtcatttgaattcaagattaatatacttatttATTGTAGTTTACGTTGGAAAAAaattttggaattcaaaaataataaaGATGTGCAACATCAGGGAATaaaggttaatatgattgatattgtAGTATTATCAGCAATGCGTCATTTCTTTCGTGGAAGCTAGTCTAAAAGGAACATAGAAGTTAACCGTTCTAGggatggagtagtgtgaggatggatgattgaccgggaagtttgaccatgagtagAATTTTACTATTAAGTGTAGTTAAAGTTAAAATGGtccatgtgagagattaaaaaaagaaaaaattcgaTTGCCAAACGGCCGTTTTTTCTATACCGACGACCAGTCTGTACGGAGAATATATTATGCCGACAGCAAGGTGCCGACGGCAATtctagctgtgccgacggcatggcggccgtcggcaccttgactggttcccgtagcGAATGAGTCTAAGATTATCGCATAGGTGCATATTTTCATTTCAAATAATGTTGCAAAATGGAATTTTGAACTTTTTCTAGAAAGAATCATTATGTAACTACTAAAATGTATGTTTTTTGTGAATCATTTTCGGGCCAAATGAGTTAGGTCATGATTTTAACCATGTCATAGTTTGTAGGAATGATCCTATTTGTGCACACACAAGTATATCTTTTTTTAAGTGCACACAAGTATATCTTGGAATGGGGAACAATGTTGATGAAGAAAATTTCTCATTTCTAAGTACTAAAACCGGGTTTTTTTTGTGTGAAGCAACTACAAGAAGTGCAGTTGGACTTGTGCAAACCCTATCTAAAATATAGTACAACAATTTTATACAAAATTTCACATATATTGATGTAGCTCGACCTTTGGTCTTTCATCACGTCATGTGGGTCGACACACGTCACACAAAGGTGAATATTCTCCTTTATGTGTATCTACAATCTTTTATATGGAATGGTATGCTATTTCATTCTCCATCGTATGTCTATGATAGAAATACATCGCCAAGTATGGAAGGAAGGGAGGATTCCATGGATGCTCAAGGATtgaaggccgaggtcacggaggcatggaagatgaGACGGAAAAAACTCTAGGCGCAGCTACACCGGAGTCTCCGGCCTGCCAACACCAGAGTCTTCGGCCTCGTCGAATCACACCAGAGTCTCCGGATCATGAAGATCAAGACCGAAGTCTCCGGCCTACATACACCGGAGTCTCTAGACTAAGTGAGGCGTCTGCCACAAGTCAATTTGGGCCAAGACCCATGTAACCCCTTGCATGCCTAAACTACCTctacttagtggctccctatatatagtctATCCTCCCCAC contains:
- the LOC124661762 gene encoding thaumatin-like pathogenesis-related protein 3, coding for MATCSAVLLVLLAVFAAGASAATFTITNNCGSTVWPAGIPVGGGFQLDSGRTSSINVPAGTSAGRIWGRTGCSFNGGRGRCATGDCGGALSCSLSGQPPATLAEYTIGGGGANDFYDISVIDGYNLPMDFSCSTGVALRCRDSNCPDAYHQPNDVKTHGCNGNSNYQITFCP